Within Marinomonas mediterranea MMB-1, the genomic segment TTATCGCGCTAAAACGTCCAACGGCTTGTGGGATCAAGACAAAGTCAGTGACATGATTTTCTATGGCGCCATCGGCGTGATCTTAGGCGGTCGTGTTGGGTACATTCTCTTTTATCAGTTTGCATCATTTATCGACAACCCTTTAATCGTATTCCGTATTTGGGAAGGGGGGATGTCGTTTCATGGCGGTTTAATTGGTGTCATTATCGCGATGTATATCTTTGCGAAGCGATATAACAAACACATGATTGATGTATTAGACTTCGTAGCACCAGTTGTGCCGATTGGTCTAGGTGCAGGACGCTTAGGTAACTTTATCGGTGGCGAGCTTTGGGGGCGTGAAACCGACGTATCTTGGGCGATGATTTTTCCGCACGATCCATTGCAACTGACTCGCCACCCTTCACAGCTTTACCAGTTTGCGTTAGAGGGTGCTGCTTTGTTTGCAATCCTTTGGTTCTTCAGTCGCAGACAAAAGCCGAGATACGCCGTGTCTGGCATGTTTTTAATCTTTTATGGCCTGTTTCGCATCTTTGTGGAATTCTTCCGTGAACCCGATGCACACATTGGCTATTTAGCGTTTGGCTGGTTGACAGAGGGTCAGTTACTTTCGTTCCCTATGGTCGTGCTCGGTGCTGGATTAGTAGCATTGGCGTTTAAATTCAACACCTTTCCACCGGCAGAGCCTGAAGTAGAGCCGAAATCTAAGAAGGGCAAAGCGAAAAAGGCTAAAAACTAGAGTGACTTCTATGGGTCTTCTCTAATCCTAGAAGACCCACCGTATGAAAAGCGAATGCGTTGCTATACAGAAAAAGGATACTGGATTGCGTCGTGGCATTCATAGCCTTCCACTTCAAAATCATCCATGGTTACCCATGTTTCAATATCTTCGAGTGTCTTTATGTCGGGATTGATCTTTAGTCTAGGTGGTTCGAAGGGCTCTCTCTTCAACTGAACATCACGCATTGGTGCAAGCTGATCTTCGTAAATATGTGAGTTAACGAGCTTATGGTAAGCATACCCAGCCTTCTTACCTGTGATTTGGGCGACTAAAGCGAGCAACACATAGACCTGAACCATATTAAAGTTTAAACCTAATGGTACATCGCAGCTGCGTTGCGTGCTGTTCAGGTAAAGTGTCTCGCCAAGCAGAGAAAAGTGGTGGCTGTACATACAAGGGCGCAAACAGGCCATATGAAAGGCACCGGGGTGATAAAAGGTTAAAATTTCCCCACGGTTATCCACACCTCGTTTAAGGTCATGGACGATTTGCTTCAATAGGTCAATGCTACCGCCATCGGGCTTAGGAAAGTTGCGACCAATCGCACCATAGCAAAGCCCCATGTCGTCTTCACCTTTACGGTAGGGGTTGTTTAACCATACCTGATTTTCATTGGCGTTCGCATCCCAGGTTTTGGTGCCTAACTGACGGAAGTCCGCTGCATTGTCATACCCTCTAAGGTAACCTAAAATCTCCGCAATGGCCGATTTCCAGTAGCTTTTACGAGTTGTGACTAGTGGAAATTCACCTGCGCCCACATTGTATGTGAGATCAGCATTGATGACGGTTAAGCAGCGTTTTCCTGTTCGTTCGTTGTCAACCCAAACTCCTTCATCAAGGATTCGTTGACAAAGGTCGAGATATTGTTTCATGAAAAAACCTAAGTTAATGGATGCGTGTGGTATTCGACAATGAAATCGTGCTCACCACAGGTATAATAGTCTGAATCGGATTATAGCAAATGTGTTCCTGATGAAGTTATTCACATTTTAAAAAAAGGTAAAACTATGTTGTCTTTGATAGTGGCGATGTCTACTAACCGAGTGATTGGAATCAATAATGCTCTGCCTTGGCATTTGCCAAATGACCTGAAATATTTCAAGCAGGCGACCATGGGAAAACCCATTATCATGGGGCGAAATACGTTTGAGTCGATTGGTAAGCCGCTGCCAGGTCGTAGGAACATTGTGATCACGCGCAACCCAGATTACAAAGCGGACGGTGTTGATGTGGTTGGATCGCTAGATCAGGCTATTCAATTAGGTGAAGACATCTGTTTGGTTAATGGCCACGAAGAAGTGATGATTATTGGCGGATCTCAAATCTATGATCTTGCTCTTTCACGTGCCGACCGACTCTATATCACCCATGTTGATGCGCATGTCGAAGGCGATGCGTTTTTCCCTGAAGTCGATTGGAGCGGTTATGAAAAAATCGCCGAAGAAGGCTTTGAAGCATCGGGGCATAACCCTTATGACTACCGTTTTAGTGTCTATCAGCAAAGATAACGTTCGCGATTTCGACGCTTTAAATTTGTTATTAAGAACTAATGTTTGATTCGCGAAAATAAATATTGAAACTTGCAGCGCTTTTGTATTTGGCTCTTTCTAACAAGAACTGGCGAAACCCTAAAAGGGCTACAAGTCTCAATGCGTTTTTTGCTATCTAGCTATTCCCGCTGCGTATAGTTGGTTAAGACTTTGGTTTTCGCAACCAGGTAACGAAACGCCGGATGTATAACGGAAGTTACCTGCACTGTCGAAACGTATTTGTCTAGTATTAACGGATTGGTGGATATATATAGCATCTCCGTTACTTGTACCATCAGCAAAGCCATGTAGCTCCATTGCCCAAATATTGTTATTTGATGCTTTGCATAACAATAGTCTTGGGAAACCGTGTCGAACAAGGTTATTGCCAGCTTTGAAATCGTATGCAACTCCTTCCGAATATAGTTCCGACAAGCTCTTATTAGCACACCCCGGTAGTGAATCGCCTGAAGTATGTTTGAAGTTACCTGCACTATCAAAATGTATTTGCCTGCTGTGAACTGATTGGTGAATATAAATAGCGCTCCCATTGTTCGTTGCATCTGCGAATCCATGCAATTCCATCGCCCATATATCGTTGTTAGAGGCTCTACATAGTATTAGATCTGGAAACCCTCGTCTGACTGAGCCTGCGACTAAATCACTTTCAATAGGTAAATCTATCGCACTCCCCTGAGCATAAAGCTCAGATATGGTTTTATTGGCGCAATCTGGGAAAGAATCACCAGTAACACTTAGTGGGTTACCATTTTGAGCAAAGTTGACTCTACGACTATGAACAGATTGATGGATATACATAGCGGAGCCATTGTTTGTTGCGTCGCTAAAACCATGAAGTTCCATTGTCCAGATGTCATTATTGGAGGCTTTGCATAATATTAAGTTGGGAAAGTTTGCACGGACCGTACCTTTACTGGTGTCAGTGCTAGGGTTGAAACCATACTCAACGACGAAGGCTCGCATTTTACGAGTGCCTACAGCATCATTCCAGTGATTGCTGGGCAGCGAGCTATTTAACGCGAAGTATTGTAAGCTATTTTCTTTATCAGATTCTGAGGCAATACCTCCATCATTAGGTTCACCGTTAGACCAAGGTAAAGTAAATTCTGTAGTATAGAACTGTTCACCATTAACCCATTTCCAGCCCTCGTCTTTCGAAGATGAGCCGTCAGTTTGCTTGCCACCTATCCACGGGCCTTCTAATGAAACAGAATGATTTTGCCAATAAGCAGTATTATTGATTAGTGAAAAAACAAAGTCGTTTTCATATTCACTATTGATTGTCGCTAAATGGCCGCCTAATATTTCTGCAGTTTCTTTTGCATCTTGCCAAGTGATTCCTCCTCCTACGAGCAGTACTTCATAGAAGTGATTATTTCCGCCTACTTCACTTTTCCATTGTGTTGGTCCTGAGACCGATAAATTGCTAAATGTTAATAAAGCGATTAATAAATATGCCTTTCTCATAATCTTATCCTTACAGTTTAAGTATCCGTATATCTTCACATTTGGAAGGAAGGGCTTTATTTCGGCTCTATATTCCAATATCAAGTATGAAGATGAGGGAAGATTATAATATGCGTGGATAGGTGTCATTGCTTTTTGGCTGAATGTAGAAGTATCTATGCTCAACAATTATAGTGTCTAATTGATTAAACCGAGAGGCAATGAAGATGTGGTGGCAAAAAGAGATCCAAATTCCCAAAAAGTCGCGAGGCTTTCATTTGATCACGGCGCATATCGAATCGGCGATAAAAGAGATTCGTCATGCGAATGTAGGGCTACTGCATATTCAAATTCTTCATACTTCCGCGTCTCTGACAATCAATGAAAATGCGGATCCGCTAGTACGGGAGGATATGGAACGGCATTTTTGTCATATGGTGCCTGAAAATCAACCGTATTATAAGCATACGTATGAAGGGGCTGACGATATGCCGGCTCATATAAAGAGTAGTATGCTGGGCAGTTCGTTAACGATTCCAGTTAGAGATGGAACGCTTTATTTAGGAACTTGGCAGGGGATTTATCTTGGGGAGCACCGAGATTACGGTGGCTCCCGTCGATTGGTTCTTACGTTTAACGGTGAGTAAACAGTCTTTAGTTGACTACTACGCTCTGACGAATACGTCGACCTTCTTCTACGGCGTTGTTTGCGCTTTCTGCGAGCTCTTCAATGGTTTCGCCATCCTCAGGGAAGGTGGCAATACCGATGCAGAAGTTGGTGTGACTGGTATCTGAGTAAGCCAGTGCTTTTTCTTCGCGCTCATCAGGTTCCAGCATCGCATTTAGCAGTCTTGTTGCATCTTTTACACTGGTGTTTGGAAGCAGCAGTAACAGTTTTTCTTCAGCAACACGCGCTAATATATCGGCATCGCGCATTTTCTTATAGAAATAGTGTGCCGAGGTGTGAATCGCCATGTTGCGTTTATCTTGCGATATGTATTTCAAGGTGTCATTTGCATCTAGATCAATTTTTGCCATCGTCAAAGGCGTGTATTGACGACGTGCTAATTCAAGCTGCTTTTTGAAGTGCGTTAGTGCCGCTCCCCGAGTCAGCAGGCCAGTGAGTTCATCAAACGTCGCTTGTGCGCGTAGATGCTCTTCTAATGTCTTTTGTGAGCTGATGTCTTCGACGAAACCAACGACTCGGCTAATGTCGCCATCCGCTGTGTGGCTATAAGCGCGGCCGCGCTCTTTCACCCATAAATAGTTATTTTGATCGCTGAGAATACGGTACTCAGCTTCATAGCCGACTAATCTATTTTTTACAAAAGAGTTAACAATATTGCTTAAACGCTCAACATCATCCGCATGAACGAGTTGATGCCATTCTGGTGTTGTTTTAGGGGTTTTTAAATCACTACAGTGTAATAACGTGGCGAGAGACGCCGAGCAGTAAACGCTATCGCTGGCTGTTTCCCATACCCAAAGTCCTGCTGAGGATTCTGAAAGTGTGAATTTTAACAGCGTGTTTTCGGTAGCTCGTAGATCTTTATATTCGGGGCTGTAAACGCATCCAACAAAGTGGTTTTTGTCTGCAACTCGAAACTGAATATCGACGTCCAGTTCATTAGATCCCATTTGAAGTGCTACGGAGCATCGTTCTATATCGTTTGAAGTGACGCCTTCGACAAACGCGTTCCAGCCGTCATCTGCAATAGGGTCTGCTATGCAACTTTTCCAATTACTTGGCATGGTCGCATCGACATTAGCATATAACTGCTGAAGGTTATGATTGACGGCGGTGATTTCACCGTCCGCGGTGCGGACAATAAAAGCCGGCGTAGGCATTAGTTCAAAAGCGGTTTGGAATGGAACGCTCATCCATTGCTCCTCTTTTTGTCTTATTCAGGTGTAATCCATTTTATTTGGAAATGCGCGTTCGCGTCTTCTGCAAGCGTATTTTGTAAATACGGCATAAACTCTTGCGCTTCTTTTTCGAGTGTCCACGGTGGGTTAACAATGATCATGCCACTGCCGGCCATTCCCCGTTTTTCCTCTGTTTCTCTAATACATAATTCTAGCAGTAAAATATTTCTAACTTCTGTCTTCTTAACGGCATCAAGCAAACTATCGGCCTGTCTTCTGTTCAGTACAGGATACCAGATTGCGTACGTCCCTTGTGAGAAGCGCTTATGACCTTCTTGAAGCGCTTTTACGACATCTTGGTAATCCTTTTTCACCTCGTAAGGTGGGTCCATTAACACAAAACCACGTTTTTGTGGCGGTGGTAACATTGCTTTTACCGAACCGAACCCATTTTCTTTTACAACATTTGCTTTACGCTTTTTCGGAAAAAGTGACGCAAGCAAAAGATAATCGTTTGGGTGAAGCTCGCACAAGTGTAGCTTATCTTTTTGTCGTGTGTAGTAATCCACGACCTTTGGGCTGCCTGGATAGACTTCTAATATCTCATTCGGATTTAGAGATTTAACGATATCCAGATATTGCTCTAAGGGCTCAGGTAAATCGGACTTAGACATCAATCTGCCAATACCTGTGTCGAATTCTTTATTAAGCTGTGCCTGATCAGACGCCAACTCGTACATTCCAATACCTGCATGTGTATCTAGATAAAAGAAAGGCGCGTCTTTTTTGACAAAATGGCGACAGATTTGGCTAACCACTAGGTGCTTTAAAATGTCGGCATGATTGCCTGCGTGGTAGATATGACGGTAGCTGAGCATAATAGTTCCGAGGTAATGGCTTTAACGTATTTTATACGTTGTCGAATCAATGTAATCCGTAAAGAATAAACAAAAAAGGCCGCGCTTTGAAAGGCACGGCCTTCTACTTCCTTTTTCTATTCTAGCGGTTTGCTAAAACAAGCTTTGTGGGGCCTGTTTTAGGGTCTACGCTAGTCGATTTGATCTAAATCGCGAACAGCACCTTTATCAGCACTTGTCGCGAAGTGAGCGTATACTTTCAACGCAGGCGATACTTTACGAGGGCGCTCTTCAGCAGGCTTCCAAGCGGCGCTGCCTTTTGCATCCATCGCTTCGCGGCGGCTTTGTAGTTCTTCGTCAGAGATTAAAACGTTGATACTACGATTTGGGATATCAATTAGAATCTTGTCGCCTGTTTCAACAAGACCAATTGCTCCGCCCGCTGCGGCTTCTGGTGAAACGTGACCGATTGATAGACCTGATGTACCACCAGAGAAACGACCGTCTGTTAACAAAGCACATTCTTTGCCCAAGCCTTTTGACTTGATGTAGGACGTTGGGTAAAGCATTTCTTGCATACCCGGACCTCCGCGAGGGCCTTCATAGCGTACGATAACGACATCGCCAGCTTTTACTTTATCGTCCAGAATATTTTTAACTGCTTCATCTTGAGATTCGGTAACATGCGCTGTTCCTTCGAATACTAGGATAGATTCGTCAACTCCTGCGCTTTTAACCACACAACCATCAAGAGCAATGTTTCCGTAAAGAACCGCTAGACCGCCTTCTACCGAGAATGCGTTTTCTAATGAGCGGATACAGCCATTTGCGCGGTCACCGTCCAAGGTTGGCCAACGGGTTGACTGACTGAAAGCTGTTTGAGTTGGAATACCGGCAGGGCCTGCTTTGTAAAACTCAACAACCTCAGCAGAAGGGGATTCCATAATATCCCACGCTTTAAGTCCATCTAACATGGTGTCAGAGTGAACGGTATGAACCTGGTTATGTAAGATACCGGCGCGATTCAATTCACCCAAAATACCGAAGATACCACCTGCACGATGAACGTCTTCAATGTGATACTTTTGAGTGTTAGGGGCAACTTTACACAACTGTGGAACAGTGCGCGATAAGCGGTCAATGTCTTGCATCGTAAAATCAACACCCGCTTCACGTGCAATAGCGAGTAAATGTAGGATGGTGTTGGTAGACCCGCCCATTGCGATGTCTAGTGTAATCGCATTTTCAAAGGCTTCCATAGTTGCAATAGAGCGAGGTGCCCATTGCGGCTGATCTTCGTCGTAATACTTCTTAGTGATATCGACGATGCGCTTACCCGCTTCTTCGAACAAACGACGACGGTCAGAGTGCGTTGCTAATGTTGTACCGTTGCCAGGAAGGCTTAATCCTAGTGCTTCGGTTAGACAGTTCATTGAGTTTGCAGTGAACATACCGGAGCAAGAACCACATGTTGGGCATGCGGAGCGCTCATATTCTTCAACAAGTTCATCTGACGCTGTTGGGTCCGCAGCGATGACCATTGCGTCCACTAGATCAAGTTTATGCTCACCTAACTTTGTTTTACCCGCTTCCATTGGTCCGCCGGAAACGAAGATAACTGGAACGTTTAGACGCATCGCAGCCATCAACATTCCAGGGGTAATTTTGTCACAGTTGGAAATACATACGAGAGCGTCTGCGCAGTGCGCATTAACCATGTATTCGACTGAATCTGCGATAAGGTCACGTGATGGCAGACTATATAACATGCCGTCATGACCCATTGCGATGCCGTCATCGACCGCAATGGTGTTGAATTCTTTAGCTACACCGCCTGCTTTTTCGATTTCTCGACAGACTAACTGTCCAATGTCTTTAAGGTGTACGTGACCGGGTACAAATTGAGTGAATGAGTTAGCGACGGCTATAATTGGTTTATGGAAGTCGTCATCTTTCATACCCGTTGCACGCCATAGTGCACGTGCGCCGGCCATATTACGGCCGGAAGTGGTCGTTTTGGAGCGGTAGTCTGGCATCGGTTTCCCCACAGATATCTTATATTTTATATAGCCGACTATCTTATCAAGAATCTTCACTTCACCCAATGTAATTTTGTAAGCCGCATGACTTTGAAAAGTGAGTGTAAAAAAAGGTAAGTTGCTATTTTTGTAAATAAGAAAAGGTTGCTCCGAGTGCAATTGCAAGAGATACTGTCTAACTTAGGAAAAAGTTGGTGTTTTAAATGGTGAATTATCAAACTGTCGCAGTGGCACGACAGCCGATTGTTGATGATAAGCTTAGGGTCTTTGCGTATGAGCTATTGTATCGTCGTGACTCAGAAGCAAAGGAAGCAGACGTAATTGATGACGTAGGTGCGACTGCGCATGTCATCACGTCTTCATTGTTGGATATCGGCTTAAATAATATCGTCGGCAAACATGAAGCATTTATCAACTTTCCTCGTAGTTATCTCGTTAACCC encodes:
- the folA gene encoding type 3 dihydrofolate reductase, encoding MLSLIVAMSTNRVIGINNALPWHLPNDLKYFKQATMGKPIIMGRNTFESIGKPLPGRRNIVITRNPDYKADGVDVVGSLDQAIQLGEDICLVNGHEEVMIIGGSQIYDLALSRADRLYITHVDAHVEGDAFFPEVDWSGYEKIAEEGFEASGHNPYDYRFSVYQQR
- a CDS encoding 23S rRNA (adenine(2030)-N(6))-methyltransferase RlmJ codes for the protein MLSYRHIYHAGNHADILKHLVVSQICRHFVKKDAPFFYLDTHAGIGMYELASDQAQLNKEFDTGIGRLMSKSDLPEPLEQYLDIVKSLNPNEILEVYPGSPKVVDYYTRQKDKLHLCELHPNDYLLLASLFPKKRKANVVKENGFGSVKAMLPPPQKRGFVLMDPPYEVKKDYQDVVKALQEGHKRFSQGTYAIWYPVLNRRQADSLLDAVKKTEVRNILLLELCIRETEEKRGMAGSGMIIVNPPWTLEKEAQEFMPYLQNTLAEDANAHFQIKWITPE
- a CDS encoding GGDEF domain-containing protein; protein product: MSVPFQTAFELMPTPAFIVRTADGEITAVNHNLQQLYANVDATMPSNWKSCIADPIADDGWNAFVEGVTSNDIERCSVALQMGSNELDVDIQFRVADKNHFVGCVYSPEYKDLRATENTLLKFTLSESSAGLWVWETASDSVYCSASLATLLHCSDLKTPKTTPEWHQLVHADDVERLSNIVNSFVKNRLVGYEAEYRILSDQNNYLWVKERGRAYSHTADGDISRVVGFVEDISSQKTLEEHLRAQATFDELTGLLTRGAALTHFKKQLELARRQYTPLTMAKIDLDANDTLKYISQDKRNMAIHTSAHYFYKKMRDADILARVAEEKLLLLLPNTSVKDATRLLNAMLEPDEREEKALAYSDTSHTNFCIGIATFPEDGETIEELAESANNAVEEGRRIRQSVVVN
- a CDS encoding thymidylate synthase, yielding MKQYLDLCQRILDEGVWVDNERTGKRCLTVINADLTYNVGAGEFPLVTTRKSYWKSAIAEILGYLRGYDNAADFRQLGTKTWDANANENQVWLNNPYRKGEDDMGLCYGAIGRNFPKPDGGSIDLLKQIVHDLKRGVDNRGEILTFYHPGAFHMACLRPCMYSHHFSLLGETLYLNSTQRSCDVPLGLNFNMVQVYVLLALVAQITGKKAGYAYHKLVNSHIYEDQLAPMRDVQLKREPFEPPRLKINPDIKTLEDIETWVTMDDFEVEGYECHDAIQYPFSV
- the lgt gene encoding prolipoprotein diacylglyceryl transferase, which produces MIAYPNIDPIAISVGPIAVHWYGIMYLIGFVSAYYLGCYRAKTSNGLWDQDKVSDMIFYGAIGVILGGRVGYILFYQFASFIDNPLIVFRIWEGGMSFHGGLIGVIIAMYIFAKRYNKHMIDVLDFVAPVVPIGLGAGRLGNFIGGELWGRETDVSWAMIFPHDPLQLTRHPSQLYQFALEGAALFAILWFFSRRQKPRYAVSGMFLIFYGLFRIFVEFFREPDAHIGYLAFGWLTEGQLLSFPMVVLGAGLVALAFKFNTFPPAEPEVEPKSKKGKAKKAKN
- the ilvD gene encoding dihydroxy-acid dehydratase yields the protein MPDYRSKTTTSGRNMAGARALWRATGMKDDDFHKPIIAVANSFTQFVPGHVHLKDIGQLVCREIEKAGGVAKEFNTIAVDDGIAMGHDGMLYSLPSRDLIADSVEYMVNAHCADALVCISNCDKITPGMLMAAMRLNVPVIFVSGGPMEAGKTKLGEHKLDLVDAMVIAADPTASDELVEEYERSACPTCGSCSGMFTANSMNCLTEALGLSLPGNGTTLATHSDRRRLFEEAGKRIVDITKKYYDEDQPQWAPRSIATMEAFENAITLDIAMGGSTNTILHLLAIAREAGVDFTMQDIDRLSRTVPQLCKVAPNTQKYHIEDVHRAGGIFGILGELNRAGILHNQVHTVHSDTMLDGLKAWDIMESPSAEVVEFYKAGPAGIPTQTAFSQSTRWPTLDGDRANGCIRSLENAFSVEGGLAVLYGNIALDGCVVKSAGVDESILVFEGTAHVTESQDEAVKNILDDKVKAGDVVIVRYEGPRGGPGMQEMLYPTSYIKSKGLGKECALLTDGRFSGGTSGLSIGHVSPEAAAGGAIGLVETGDKILIDIPNRSINVLISDEELQSRREAMDAKGSAAWKPAEERPRKVSPALKVYAHFATSADKGAVRDLDQID
- a CDS encoding lectin-like protein; translation: MRKAYLLIALLTFSNLSVSGPTQWKSEVGGNNHFYEVLLVGGGITWQDAKETAEILGGHLATINSEYENDFVFSLINNTAYWQNHSVSLEGPWIGGKQTDGSSSKDEGWKWVNGEQFYTTEFTLPWSNGEPNDGGIASESDKENSLQYFALNSSLPSNHWNDAVGTRKMRAFVVEYGFNPSTDTSKGTVRANFPNLILCKASNNDIWTMELHGFSDATNNGSAMYIHQSVHSRRVNFAQNGNPLSVTGDSFPDCANKTISELYAQGSAIDLPIESDLVAGSVRRGFPDLILCRASNNDIWAMELHGFADATNNGSAIYIHQSVHSRQIHFDSAGNFKHTSGDSLPGCANKSLSELYSEGVAYDFKAGNNLVRHGFPRLLLCKASNNNIWAMELHGFADGTSNGDAIYIHQSVNTRQIRFDSAGNFRYTSGVSLPGCENQSLNQLYAAGIAR
- a CDS encoding secondary thiamine-phosphate synthase enzyme YjbQ, with the translated sequence MWWQKEIQIPKKSRGFHLITAHIESAIKEIRHANVGLLHIQILHTSASLTINENADPLVREDMERHFCHMVPENQPYYKHTYEGADDMPAHIKSSMLGSSLTIPVRDGTLYLGTWQGIYLGEHRDYGGSRRLVLTFNGE